In the [Clostridium] colinum genome, one interval contains:
- a CDS encoding TatD family hydrolase has protein sequence MYFESHAHYDDERFNEDRHQVLLSLKEHNVGYVVNIGVDMKSSYNSIQLAEKYDFLYASVGVHPHEAKSVKEEDYKTLEKWLQHDKVVALGEIGLDYHYDFSPRDIQRQVFKKQLKICENVTKPVIIHSREASQEVFDIIKDSKVRKGVIHAYSGSLEMALEYIKMGFYIGVGGVLTFKNANKLLKMVENIPLEAILIETDSPYLSPVPVRGTRNNSQNLKYIVEKISEIKQIDKEKVEKITLETAKEFFCLN, from the coding sequence GAGCATAATGTAGGATATGTTGTAAATATTGGTGTAGATATGAAATCTTCATATAATAGTATACAACTTGCAGAAAAATATGACTTTTTATATGCAAGCGTAGGGGTACACCCTCACGAAGCGAAATCTGTTAAAGAAGAAGACTACAAAACTTTAGAAAAATGGCTACAACACGATAAAGTTGTAGCCTTAGGTGAAATAGGCTTAGATTATCATTACGATTTTTCACCTAGAGACATTCAAAGACAAGTTTTTAAAAAACAACTTAAAATTTGCGAAAATGTTACAAAACCTGTAATAATTCATTCTAGAGAGGCAAGCCAAGAAGTTTTTGATATAATAAAAGATAGTAAAGTTAGAAAAGGTGTTATTCACGCCTATTCTGGTAGCTTAGAAATGGCATTAGAATATATAAAAATGGGATTTTATATAGGTGTAGGTGGTGTTTTAACATTTAAAAATGCTAATAAGCTATTAAAAATGGTTGAAAATATCCCTTTAGAAGCAATTTTGATAGAAACAGACTCGCCATATTTATCTCCAGTGCCTGTTAGAGGTACTAGAAATAATTCACAAAATTTAAAATATATTGTCGAAAAAATTAGCGAAATAAAACAAATTGATAAAGAAAAAGTTGAAAAAATAACACTAGAAACTGCTAAAGAATTTTTTTGTCTAAATTAG
- a CDS encoding 3D domain-containing protein has protein sequence MFNNLCNKFFKLTRLKIRRINIFTSSVLVLSTFCGTLTAFAEGLYQVRVVIDGKWHVYNTMDVKVSELFEKENIKLTEKDIVDINLDTVIDKDMVINIDTAETVKFIIDEKEEVEFLTNKGLVGTAIKEFCEETNKKVFLDEGQSSASNINDNMVIKVSYFKEEIKTIKEEIPFKTETVENPDLPEGKINIKTKGVNGIKETTIKEVYREDKLESKNIIEEKVTKEPITEIIEKGTKKNTIKTEKGIFVIDKKINMKSTAYTAGPESTGKRPGDAGYGITASGMKAQRGVVAVDTSVIPFGTELYIEGYGYAIAGDTGSAIKGNKIDVFFDKYNDAIQYGVRNVNVYVLGEKVA, from the coding sequence ATGTTTAACAATTTATGTAACAAATTTTTTAAGCTTACAAGATTAAAGATAAGAAGGATAAATATTTTTACAAGCTCAGTTTTAGTTTTATCTACTTTTTGTGGCACACTAACTGCATTTGCAGAAGGGCTTTATCAAGTAAGAGTAGTTATAGATGGAAAATGGCACGTTTATAACACTATGGATGTTAAAGTGTCTGAGCTTTTTGAAAAAGAAAATATAAAATTAACTGAAAAAGACATAGTAGATATAAATCTTGATACAGTGATAGATAAAGATATGGTAATAAACATTGATACTGCAGAAACAGTAAAATTTATTATAGATGAAAAAGAAGAAGTTGAATTTCTTACAAATAAAGGCTTAGTTGGTACGGCTATAAAAGAATTTTGTGAAGAAACAAATAAAAAAGTTTTTTTAGATGAGGGACAAAGCTCAGCATCAAATATTAATGATAATATGGTTATAAAAGTATCTTATTTTAAAGAAGAAATAAAAACTATAAAAGAAGAGATACCTTTTAAAACTGAAACAGTAGAAAATCCAGATTTACCAGAAGGTAAAATTAATATAAAAACTAAGGGTGTAAATGGTATAAAAGAAACAACTATAAAAGAAGTTTATAGAGAAGATAAATTAGAGTCTAAAAATATTATAGAAGAAAAAGTTACAAAAGAACCTATTACAGAAATTATAGAAAAAGGAACTAAAAAGAATACTATAAAAACTGAAAAAGGTATATTTGTTATAGATAAAAAAATAAATATGAAATCTACTGCATATACAGCAGGACCAGAATCTACTGGTAAAAGACCAGGAGATGCAGGATATGGAATAACTGCATCTGGTATGAAAGCACAAAGAGGGGTTGTGGCGGTAGATACTAGCGTTATACCTTTTGGTACAGAACTTTATATAGAAGGTTATGGATATGCCATAGCAGGAGATACAGGTAGTGCTATAAAAGGAAATAAAATAGATGTATTTTTTGATAAATATAATGATGCAATACAGTATGGAGTAAGAAATGTAAATGTTTATGTTTTAGGCGAAAAAGTAGCTTAA